One Candidatus Thioglobus sp. DNA segment encodes these proteins:
- the rplS gene encoding 50S ribosomal protein L19 yields the protein MNLIDQIESEQLRDDIPAFSAGDTIIVQVKVREGDRERLQAFEGVVIGKKNRGIGSAFTVRKMSHGEGVERVFQTHSKMIDSVEVKRRGKVRQAKLYYLRELTGKKARIKEKLATR from the coding sequence ATGAATTTAATTGATCAAATTGAAAGTGAACAGCTTCGAGACGACATTCCTGCTTTTTCAGCAGGCGACACAATTATCGTACAAGTAAAGGTTCGTGAAGGTGATCGTGAAAGATTGCAGGCATTCGAAGGTGTTGTTATTGGTAAGAAAAATCGTGGAATTGGTTCAGCATTTACAGTGAGAAAAATGTCTCATGGTGAGGGCGTTGAAAGAGTTTTCCAAACACATTCTAAAATGATTGATTCTGTTGAAGTTAAGCGTCGTGGTAAAGTTCGTCAAGCGAAACTTTATTACCTTCGTGAACTTACTGGTAAGAAAGCAAGAATTAAAGAAAAATTGGCGACTAGATAA